GCGCCTGGGCCGAGGGCGTTAGCTCGGCCGGCTACTGGGTCCCAGACTACCAATACCGTGTGACGCAGAACCGCGGCCGTGGACTGCACATGTACGGCACGCGCGACTGGACCGATTACACCGTCGCGACCACCGTTCTGCCCGTGCTGGCCACTGCCGTCGGCTTGGCCGCGCGGGTGCAGGGGATGCGGCGGTACTACGCGTTGCTGCTCACGACAAATGCCGACCGCCGGGTCGTTCAACTGGTGAAAATGCGGGATGTTCAGACCGTGCTGTCCGAGGCCCCGGCTGACTGGGCGCTCGGTGAACGCGGCTACGCGATGAGCCTGACCGTCCAAGGCACCAAGATCACGGGCACGCTCGACGGCCAACAGGTCCTGACGGCGACCGACGCGGTCGAACCACTGAAGGGCGGCGGCATTGCCATCGTGATCGAAGAGGGCCGAGCGCACGCGGGACCGATCGAAGTCACCGCGTTATCTCAATAATGTCACTCAACCGCGCAGGATCGGTAGGAGTGAGAACTTTAGTAGCGGCCGGAACGATGACGACTTTGTTCGTCGCCGTTGACGCGCACGCGCAAATGGCGGACATCGTACTGAAGTTAGAGGGCGCTTCAGGCCCAGACTATCGGCTGAAGGACTTCACCCACTACAACGCCCGCAGCACCGTGAATTCGGATCGAAACGTCTACGGCCGGTTGTACGTTCCGGACAACTACAACGCGAGCCACAGCTATCCGCTGGTCACGTTCCTACACGGCGATGGTGAGGCGGCGAACCGCAATGCGGCCGACGAACGCAACATCTCACAGGTGGACACGAACATCTATAACTTGCTGCGCAACGCGCGCAGCCGGGGGTTTATGGTCTACGTTCCGCAGTCACCCGGCACGTTCTGGGGCGATGAGCAGATGTTCATGTCCGAGTTTTCGACCTGCCCGTTCCGGGCTCGCGTGACACAGCGGGTCGATTTATAACATTGGGCTATGAACTCACTTGCGAAGGTCTGGCAGCCAGTCGAGGTCTCTGCAACCGCCAAAGCTGATTTCGTGAATCCATATACCGATGTCACCGTCTGGATCGAGTGGCAGCAGGTGGGCGGCAACGGCACGCCGTTGCGTCGTCCGGCGTACTGGGACGGGGGAAACACGTGGCGCGTGCGTTTCGCGCCGCCAACAGCGGGGCAGTGGGTCGGGAAGTGGTTCTCTCAGCCGGCTGATGAAGGGCTGGTGGACGAGGCCACGATTGATGCGACGCCGTACGACTCGGCAGAACCCTTGCTGAATCGTGGTCTGCTGAGAATGTCGTCCGGTGGGCGCAGCGTCATCCACGCCGATGGTACATCGTGGCTGATGGTCGCCGACACGGCTTGGGCACTGCCTTGGCGGGCGACGGAGGCGCAGGCTGAAGCATACGCCGCCGACCGTCGGTCTAAGGGTTTCAACGCGGCCCTGCTGATGACCGTTCAACCTGACATGAAGGCCGTCGGGCCGCGCGACCGCACCGCGCTCGACGGCTTCGACGTCGGGTTCGAGGACTTGTCCGACGGTCACCTGAACCAGATGAACGTCAGCTACTTTCAGAACCTCGACCGGCTGATGGCGATCCTGCTGCGCCACGGAATCGTGCCGGTGTATCAGCCGGTGTTTCACGGCTACGGTTGGAAGGGACTCGACACTGCGGGTCGGGTCGTGGGGCCGGCTGAGTACGCGCGCTACTGTCGGTACCTCGTGGCGCGCTATGGAGCCAGCCCGGCGATCTGGCTGATTGGCGCTGATGGGCATGGCACCGAACCGGGCGTGTCGGCGGGCGGTCGCGAGGTGGAGCAGTGGGACTGCTACCGCCAGCCGACCGGCATGCATTACGCGCCGATGCACCATGCGAACATCAACCAGGGCGAGCGCTGGCTCGACTTTCAGTGGTGCCAGACGGGCCACCTTGGTGAACACCTGCCCGAGCGCGTCGCCGAGATGACGCGCAACCTTCCCACAAAGGCCGTTGCCAACGGAGAACCGACTTACGAGCGCATCGGCCATCCTGATCGCGGCGTCGGCTGGTGGCAGGGACACGAGGCATGGGCCAACCTGTGCGCCGGCGGCACGATGGGCGTGGTCTACGGCGCCGGCAGCCTCTGGCAGTGGCGGCTCACGCGCGACGAAGCGCACGCCGGCTGGTGCTGTGCCGAGCACGCCGACTGGCGTGACGCGCTGGCGTTCGAAGGGTCGAACTATGTCGGTATCGTCGGCAAGATCTTCGCAGGTCTGCCCTGCGCAGACATGCGAGAGGATTTCATCACGACGCTGCCCGCCGGCCGTGCGCTGGTGGTGCCGGGACGGCTGCTGGTGAAGTATCAGGAGTTCGGTGACGGCTTCGCGGTGCTGTTCGAGGACGTGCCGCGCAACTACCGCGTTCACGACCCGCGTACCGGCGAAGTGATCGGCCGAGGTCAACTCGGCACTGGTGCGCGTCCTCGCGTCGAGCTTGGCCGCGATCGCCAGCCGCGGGTTGTGGTGTTCTGTGATGAGTTTGCGGAATCTGATTGAATCTCATCGAAGTAAGTAAGGGCCAGTTGCCAGCCGATCAAAACTCACCTGCGGGCGACGAGCCCGCAATCAAGAGGGCTCCTCGGACTCCGTGGCGTTTCCGCCGAAGACGTCGGCCAATGCGAGCCACGCCGCATTCTCCGCTGATTGAAAGTCAAACTGGTCGGCGAACTCAATCGAAACCTGCTGCCGCAGCCCCGGCAGGATGCGCGGCGGCAGTTCACGCCGCAGGACGTACACCAATACTTCGTAGCGGGCCAGTGGGCTGCTGATCACAAGCGTCTTGGGGCGGATGAAATTCACGGCGTTGGCCAAGCCGGTCACCAGATGATCAAGCACGTGGTCCATCGCTGCGCGGTCCAGCTTCGGGGCGGCCAGCACCTCGCTTAGTCGGCGGTCACTCTTGGCACCGAAGCGGGCCAGTTGGCGCGTGCTGACGATGCGCTCCAAGCATCCTTCCTGCCCGCAGTAGCACCGGTCTGTGGCAACGGCCAAGCGTGTGTGCCCTAGCTCGTTCGCCGCGCTCACGCTGCCCCGGTGCGGCTTACCGTCGATCAAGAGCGACGCGCCCAGCCGCCCGTCATCCAGGCCCACCAGAAGCACGTCACCGCTGGGTCCGCCGTGCGTCAACAGCCAACGAAGGGCCAGCGCGTGCATGTCGTTGTGAAGGACGATCGGCGTGTCACCGGCCGCGTCGTAAAGCGGATCGAGTGGCACGGTGGTCGCTGACGATCGCAGCGACGAGCTGAACAGCAGTGCCCGCGCCTGGGGGTCAACCACGCCCGTAAAGCTGATGCCGATCGAGAAGACCGACGGGTCAACCTGGGCGCGAAGCACCGTCGCAGCGGTCTGGATCAACCGCGAATCGCGCGTCACTCGCTCGACATGTTCCGATCCGCAGGCAACGCCTCTGGCGTTGACCCGTGCAAGGCGAACAACTCCCGGTGCAATCGATAAACCCAGGAACGTTCGGCTTGCAGAGTCGATCTCGACCGGCACCTGCGGACGACCACGATCCGTGGTCGGTGGCGGAGCGGCATCGCGCACCAGCCCGCGGTCGATCAATGATGCGACTGCTTGACCCGTGAGCGTTGGGTGGACGCGGGTGAGCTGATGGATCTCCCGCCGACCGATGGGACCGCGCCGCCAGATGAGCGACGCGAACTGACGTTCGCGCTCGCCCATGGGTTCCACCGGCCGATGAGTATCATGCTGCATCTTCATTGCCATCGTCTCACAGGCCGAACGCAAAGCCAGTGAAGTTTATGCTTGCCATATAATACAACACGATGTATTTATTGTCTATCATGACTTCAGCCCATCGATCGCCGCAGCATTCCAAGCTACCGCATCGCGTCTTCAAGTCCGCGCACGACGCGAGTCGATCGGTGGCAGCGGAGATCGCGGCGCTCATTCGCGAGACGAACGCCTCCGGCCGCCCGTGCGTGCTTGGGCTTGCGACCGGCAGCACGCCAACGGGCGTCTACGGGGAGTTGATCCGCATGCACGTCGAAGAGGGGCTGTCGTTTCGGAACGTGATTACGTTCAACCTCGACGAGTACTACCCGATGCAGCCGGGCGCGGTGCAGAGTTACGTGCGGTTCATGCACGAGCACCTGTTCGACCACATCGACGTTCCGCCGGCATACATCAACCTTCCGGATGGTACTCTGGCGATCGAGAAGGTGCCGGCGTTCTGCGACGCGTATGAAGCCAAGATCGAGGCAGCGGGCGGGATCGACCTGCAGATCTTGGGCATCGGTCGCAGTGGGCACATCGGCTTCAACGAGCCCGGCAGTTCCGACGACAGCCGCACGCGCATCATCACGCTCGACAAGCTGACACGTCTTGATGCGGCCGGTGACTTCTTCGGTGAACAATACGTGCCGCGCCGCGCGATCACGATGGGTGTCGGCACCATTCTGCGGGCCCGGCGCGTCATTATGCTGGCTTTCGGTGAAGGCAAGGCCGGCGTGATCGCCAAAGCAATGGAAGGCCCGGTAACGCCGGCGGTCTCGGCGAGCTTCCTGCAGCGGCACCCGAATACGCTCGTGGTGCTCGATGACGCATCCAGCGCCAAATTGGCCTGTTACGCGCAGCCATGGACGTGTGGCCCGGTGAAGTGGGACGACCCGGAACTGGTGAAAAAGGCCGTCATCGCGCTGGCATTAGAGACCCGCAAGCCGATCCTGCACCTGACGGAGGAAGATTACAACGAAGGGGGCCTTCAAGACCTGCTGGCGCAGAAGGGTCGCGCCTACGATACGAACCTCAATGTCTTTCGCGCGCTGACCGCCACCGTCACCGGTTGGCCGGGCGGTAAGCCGGACCACGCCAAGCGACCCGGCGACATATCGCGGCCGGGTGATGACATCTTCCCCAAGCGCTGCCTGATCTTCAGCCCGCACCCCGACGATGACGTGATCAGCATGGGCGGCACCCTGATCCGGCTCGTGGACCACGGGCATGACGTGCACGTGGCCTACCAGACCAGCGGCAACATCGCCGTCTTCGATGCCGACGCGCTGCGCTTCGCCGACTTCGCGCGCGACTTCGCGCACCTCATCGGAGTGGGCACGGCACAAACCGATGCGATTGAGCAGCACATCGAAGAGTTCCTGCGCAACAAGCAGCCCGGACAGCTGGACAGCAAGGAGATCGCTGCGATCAAAGGCTTGATTCGGCGGGGTGAGGCACGGGCGGGCTGCCGTGAGTGCGGCGTGCCGATGGCCAACCTGCATTTCCTGGACATGCCGTTCTATGAGACCGGCGCCGTGAAGAAGAAGCCGATCGGCGAGCCGGACGTGCAACTGATCGTCGATCTGCTCGAGCAGTTGAAGCCGCACCAGATCTATGCCGCCGGCGACCTGTCCGACCCGCACGGCACGCACCGCGTGTGTCTGGACGCGATCGTGCGTGCGATCGCCCGCATCAAGCACCAGCCCTGGTTCGGAGACTGCCAGGTGTGGCTCTACCGCGGGGCGTGGCAGGAGTGGGAACCGGAACGTGTGGATATGGCGGTGCCGCTGTCGCCTGAGGAGGTCGAGCGGAAGCGGCTGGCGATCTTCCGACATCAGAGTCAAAAGGACCGGGCTATGTTTCCCGGGGCCGATCCGCGCGAGTTCTGGCAGCGAGCCGAAGACCGCAACCGCGAGACGGCGGTGCTGTACGACCGGCTGGGCTTGGCGCAATACGCGGCGATGGAAGGCTTCGTTCGTTGGACGGGGGCCAAATGAGGCAGTGGTCCACCCCAGCCACCGATCGCGCCGTCATCCTCGCACGCGGGCTGGGTACGCGTATGCGCAAGCAGGATAACAGCAGCACGCTCGACGACCGCCAATCCAAGGTGGCCGACAGCGGGGTGAAGGCGCTCA
The Tepidisphaeraceae bacterium DNA segment above includes these coding regions:
- a CDS encoding DUF4038 domain-containing protein, with protein sequence MNSLAKVWQPVEVSATAKADFVNPYTDVTVWIEWQQVGGNGTPLRRPAYWDGGNTWRVRFAPPTAGQWVGKWFSQPADEGLVDEATIDATPYDSAEPLLNRGLLRMSSGGRSVIHADGTSWLMVADTAWALPWRATEAQAEAYAADRRSKGFNAALLMTVQPDMKAVGPRDRTALDGFDVGFEDLSDGHLNQMNVSYFQNLDRLMAILLRHGIVPVYQPVFHGYGWKGLDTAGRVVGPAEYARYCRYLVARYGASPAIWLIGADGHGTEPGVSAGGREVEQWDCYRQPTGMHYAPMHHANINQGERWLDFQWCQTGHLGEHLPERVAEMTRNLPTKAVANGEPTYERIGHPDRGVGWWQGHEAWANLCAGGTMGVVYGAGSLWQWRLTRDEAHAGWCCAEHADWRDALAFEGSNYVGIVGKIFAGLPCADMREDFITTLPAGRALVVPGRLLVKYQEFGDGFAVLFEDVPRNYRVHDPRTGEVIGRGQLGTGARPRVELGRDRQPRVVVFCDEFAESD
- a CDS encoding ROK family protein, whose translation is MQHDTHRPVEPMGERERQFASLIWRRGPIGRREIHQLTRVHPTLTGQAVASLIDRGLVRDAAPPPTTDRGRPQVPVEIDSASRTFLGLSIAPGVVRLARVNARGVACGSEHVERVTRDSRLIQTAATVLRAQVDPSVFSIGISFTGVVDPQARALLFSSSLRSSATTVPLDPLYDAAGDTPIVLHNDMHALALRWLLTHGGPSGDVLLVGLDDGRLGASLLIDGKPHRGSVSAANELGHTRLAVATDRCYCGQEGCLERIVSTRQLARFGAKSDRRLSEVLAAPKLDRAAMDHVLDHLVTGLANAVNFIRPKTLVISSPLARYEVLVYVLRRELPPRILPGLRQQVSIEFADQFDFQSAENAAWLALADVFGGNATESEEPS
- the nagB gene encoding glucosamine-6-phosphate deaminase, which translates into the protein MTSAHRSPQHSKLPHRVFKSAHDASRSVAAEIAALIRETNASGRPCVLGLATGSTPTGVYGELIRMHVEEGLSFRNVITFNLDEYYPMQPGAVQSYVRFMHEHLFDHIDVPPAYINLPDGTLAIEKVPAFCDAYEAKIEAAGGIDLQILGIGRSGHIGFNEPGSSDDSRTRIITLDKLTRLDAAGDFFGEQYVPRRAITMGVGTILRARRVIMLAFGEGKAGVIAKAMEGPVTPAVSASFLQRHPNTLVVLDDASSAKLACYAQPWTCGPVKWDDPELVKKAVIALALETRKPILHLTEEDYNEGGLQDLLAQKGRAYDTNLNVFRALTATVTGWPGGKPDHAKRPGDISRPGDDIFPKRCLIFSPHPDDDVISMGGTLIRLVDHGHDVHVAYQTSGNIAVFDADALRFADFARDFAHLIGVGTAQTDAIEQHIEEFLRNKQPGQLDSKEIAAIKGLIRRGEARAGCRECGVPMANLHFLDMPFYETGAVKKKPIGEPDVQLIVDLLEQLKPHQIYAAGDLSDPHGTHRVCLDAIVRAIARIKHQPWFGDCQVWLYRGAWQEWEPERVDMAVPLSPEEVERKRLAIFRHQSQKDRAMFPGADPREFWQRAEDRNRETAVLYDRLGLAQYAAMEGFVRWTGAK